The Centroberyx gerrardi isolate f3 unplaced genomic scaffold, fCenGer3.hap1.cur.20231027 Scaffold_86, whole genome shotgun sequence genome contains the following window.
AACATAGAAGAAGAAATGTGCAGAAATATGAGCAGAACATGAGAACTGAACTCTATAAAAACAATTCACATTAACCAGAAtatttccaaatgtaaacatcCTGATACagctcacccccccctccccctccatgcTGAAATGCTGGGTGAAACCCTGGTGTGGTGGCGCCCTCTACAGGCCGAGCCGGGTATTGCacagagggaagaaaacacGTATTTGTCCCCAGAAGAAGAACTCTGGCGACACCAAGCGGACAAACCGGGAAGCTGCGCGTGTCTTCCtggccttccctctctctctctctctctctccatcttcccctccttcctcccaaTGTTGATGTAAAATGGAGGTGAAAAATGTTgaattggtgttttttttatttttttccccatcaagTGAAAGAGATAAGAATGAAAATCTTGACCTCAACAAGGTTTATCGCTGATGTCATCAACAATTATTATGATATTAGAAGATTTCctggaaaatgaaatgcactttattttgggggttttgtttgtgtgtctttattCCCAATTATTTgtgctaattttttttttccccctagcTGTTATGAGTCAGCTGGTTCTTTCGGGCTTTTTATTGTTCTGATGTGGTTCCCCTTCACTGCGGTGAAGAGTCATCACAAAAACATAGATCCTATAGTGTATATATTAGGAGGTGTGGTATGAATATTATGTTAGTACAATGAAGCTGATGACCTGTGATGACCTATATAGGCCGCCATGTCACATAGCAGGTTTAACACCAGGTACAATGCGATTGTATGCATATTTGGTGTTTGTTATGATGAATAaaaagcattgcatcagaaataTTGGTGTtatgaataaaaaatgtgcatatgaaatatgaatgataTGGCCTTGGGCTCATTAGTGGTGTCaagactgggggggggggggaatagtTTGAGGCATTCTGAAGAGGTTAATCAACAGTTTTGCTTAAGAAACACCAAATTTATGAGTTATTTCTGCAGAATTCGTGACTTTGATGTTTGCTTGTGGTTTTAATGGGACTGATTGGTGCACACTGTAACTGGGGCATCTGGGGGCGCGCCGCAGGCTCATTCTGGAAAATGTTGCGCGTtcaaggggagaaaaaaaaaaatatctcgCGCTGCAGAGTCTGCGCAGTGCCGTTCTTCTCGTCACTCCGAAGTTTCGGGAGAACCacggaggaaggaggggagagagagaaatcaacgTCATTTATACTGGTAATTATTTCCTCCATATTCACCTTTCACACCGCACATCGTGATTAATTTGGGATTACGGGTTGCTGTTTTTGCGTCAAAACGCGTCTACCGCAACAGTACGAAGAAAGAGCGTAGCAGCGGAGCTAGCCGACATTTCGTCCTCTATCTCGTTCACCAACAGTCGCGTAGCAACAGCTGTATTTGTCGTAAATGAGCGGTGCAGAAATGCAGCACGGCGGCTTCGAAACGCGATTTACACCCACGATAAATCCCCGGGTCGGCCTCTGCTGTTTTCGGGAATCAAATCCGCGTCGAAACGGGTATTAGCGTTGTTTTCACGAAGCGGCGAGCGGCGAGACATGCTAACCGAGATGGCGGAATTCGTGGGCTGTTCCCCGAGGCACGAGCAGCAGGGGGAGAGGCAGCAACGAAGCTCAACAAAGACACAGGAAGTCCGCAGCTGATTGGCTCCGCCGGGTCACGTGGTCCTGGCTAACGTAAGGTTGATGTAAATCAGTGGCGTCCAAGCGTGAAAccatgcaggttttcactccagtCAAACACCACAGCGGCTCGTTGCACTAATAAACCCCAACttctgttattgttttgtatcATTATCTTCAGTTCTCCGTGTttgtcttcttctacttctatATTCTGCTGCTTTATGGCCCAATTTCCCCTCTGGGAtcgttaaagtttcatctaaactAATAGAATATAATTCAACCGGACCCAAGTaatgaaatgagctgctgtagtgttggAATTTGAATCTCTTGGCTTTCCATGGCACATAATTGGAGACCActgaaataaaggcaaaataagTGTCTAGTTTATACTGAATTAGTATTAGCCTACATAGTGAATTGGTATTTTGATGTCAGTTTTTTAGGTTAAGGCGCCATTCACCCATGCATTATGTCTAATGAATCCAATTTCTATTCTAAATTTCCCCtcattatgcttttttttcctgcctcaTTTCCTGTTTTCGTGTGTATCGCCATTACATTAGTTTAGATTGGATGAATCTTTAATGATCTCCATggagaaattgggtcattgcagcgaCAGAGAATAGGACATAGATAAGAATAGAGGAAATACAGAGTACTGAAGATGAAGCAACACATAATTtcaacaaaatgacaataatacaACAGATACAGCGTCTttgttgacagatttacaggttaACAGATAGTTTTGGGTTACAGTTAACAGCATGTACGCAGGGTTTGCATGGTTTCATATGTATTTTTACACTGCTGAATAGCCTTAACAGTCTGGTGGTAGGAAATGGTAGCAGAGAACTGTCAGCCACAGTGTTTTGTTAGTGAGGTTTGAAGGCCTTTCGAAATAGCAGCTAGACCATGTGACGCTAAAACTGAACTTGGGCAGCATACTAACCATTTTGTCCACCAGCCACAGCGGCTTGTTAAGTCCTAAatgaattattcattattttatcatCCAACTAGATGTTTTTAGGACAAAACAGGACTCCAAATGGTGGTTGTTTACCTGTCAAAGTGTCAGGTAGAGTCGACTCTCCCCAGCCAGATCTGACTGGTATTTGTTGTCTGCTGTTGGTTTCCTGCTCTGCTAGCTGGCCACAGTAATATATTTGCATATGGTTTTACATGGCCACCCAGTGGCTGGCATTAAGTTTTCAGCTTATCTGCCAAGAGCGGGTGAACTTAATAACCTGCCAAGAATATTTTTTACCAGCCGTTACGTAATATCTGTGtaccggtggtggatgagttgagttaccccccccccccccccccccccatatgtgaagcgctttgagtgccttgaaaagcgctatataaatgtaatcaattattattattattattattattattattattattacataaacCTTACCTGTTTTCAAAGCTGTTTTGTATGTAGAATCAGGTTctgtgtgttaatttaaaacatGTTCGCTCACTTAAACAACAGATCAAGTCTGTAATTCATCACAAAATGGAATTCAAATTTCAGGAGATCattttgacctctgacctccctgtggagatgGGAGATAGATAACATAagatcaactttattgtcatccCATCTGTATACAAAGCGGAGCGTGTAGAGGAACAAAATGGCGTTCCACCTGGTCCCCGGTGCCACAAATGCACGACAGTGTGACACCCAGACGACACAGTGCAAAACGAGACAAAACGATAAACGACAGGCAACACGGTGCAATAAACAAGACAAACACGCAGAGGGAATTTCCCCGGCGCGGGACGGGTGGAGTGTGTTCCCGCGTGCTGCCTCCTCTGTCCGGCGGGCGTCTCTCGTCTTAGCTAGCGTCTCTGTGCTGGACGCTGCTGTCGCTATGCAACGCTGACAAACCTCACTCTTCTACTGAGAGAGTGAGATGTGGGAAAGATTTGTGCCTTCTTGTGAACGCTAACGCACAACTGAGCGTCCTTTCTGTTGAATATGACATGGAGAAAGGGCAGTGATTCATCAGCatcgttttttttccctctcttactgtctcttctgtccttttctttctctctttctctttctctgactgatgatttctcctttttcctctttctcttgatTTTGctgtccctttctcttcttgctatctttttattctctctctctctctagttgcTTTATTATAAGTACATTTCTGTGTAGCCAAAGCGAATGGATGAAAAAGATAATcaataaaagattaaaagactttaaataaaatagtaactcctctctgtctcctcctgtctctctcccacttgtTGGCCTTGTGCAGTCAGACGGGTGTTTTTAGTCCAGACTGGATCGGACCGGACCGGGTGCTGGATCAGGACCAGACAATCCTGGAGCGCTGCGGACGCGAGCTCGGTAACCGGACTGAACCATAGCGGGccgggaggaggaagaggaggaggaggaggaggaggaagaggagcgaaggaggaggaagaggagcggaggaggaggaggagtcatgTCGGGCCGGTGGCGTGAGGACGATGACGAGGAGTAcagggtgggaggaggaggaggaggaagaggagggtccAGGTCCAAACCCAGGTTCTCCTTCACAGAGATCaaactgctgctggaggaggtgaagaggaacAGATTCATCATCCTCAGTGAGTAGGAgggacgctgtgtgtgtgtgtgtgtgtgtgtgtgtgtgtgtgtgtgtgtgtgtgtctacctgttgTACTATGTAGCGGGTCCAGTAGTATAGCAACTTGTAGCtgatggcttgtgtgtgtgtgagtcattgCGATAACAGTTCTGATCCAGATACTTGAACAAATAACACACGCTCCAAtggtagaatagaataaaaaagcTTCTATTGCAGTGTGCAATAAAAGAGCTTGAGGACATGAAGTCATATTCGTCATATTGTCGTTATCAAACATCGTGTCCTGACTGTAAAACCCCAAAATTTATTCATTGTATGTCCGTTGTATCATTGtatctatacagtatatttttattGAAACCAAAGCCATGTTGTACAGCGTCCAGCTGCGACATCTGCTGGCCAAAACTGAAATTGCGACCAAGAAGAAGCATTTTATTTTGGGGAGCGTCACTTCAAGGGAGTAAAATTAATTGTTGTAactttagctaacgttaaagACATAATATCAGCTTATCCTGTTTAAAACATTGGTATTTAACTCTGTTGAACAGACGATATTCAAATTATGGCCTCCATGCTTTTGCGAGCCGTGCCTTTGCTCTGCCTTCCTCCCTGCATTTACTGCTGCACTTTATTAACCTGCAAGTAAGCTGATACAAATGAGACTTTGCCAGTGCAATGCAAAGTAATTAAATAtattactgttgcatattaaagAGAAATGGCAGATAGAAAGCATCAAGTGTGTGCATAATGTATTTAGTTTAGTCTGCCACTGCCACCTTTACTAGCACATTTCCTGcaatccaataaaaaaaaaacagatgaacaTTATCAATCAAAGCAGGAGGAAAATCTTGGACTGGAGCACATAGCAGTGGCACTACAGTAAAGTcagatctgattggtcaaagatgccTTCCTGCTGTGCTGATATTTCCCATAAAGCCCGGCTTGGCTGCGCCTCGCTGTCACACCCATCATCCAGGTGAAGAACGCCCCCGAGGCTTTCATGGCTCTTATACAAAGACTACCAGCGCATGTGTGCCAGCTGAAAAGTTCACTTCAAAGTAGTGAACataaaaaataagagaaaacaagacacaTTGCTAACTGGCTCCCTGGCTAATACAAGAGTTGGCAGAGCGACCAGTAAAGCACAGCTAGCCGTGCATtgtgggaattatcagcacagttgGAGTTTcctctttgaccaatcagattgcttggctgaagcTATTATTAGATGGCTGCAGCAGTCTAGGTGCTGTGTAGGAAATGTGTGCAGATTTCCAccagcagggggagagagagagtcagattCACTATCTGGACTGACAAAACTGTCACTGCTTCTTCAGAAATATTAAGATTATGACCCGGACTGATGTGTTTCACCAGCGCCAagtcatactgtacatgtagaaCAGTGCTGTGGTTTCACTTACAGATAGTGCCTCTCATCTTGACGCCTGTGTGATCCTAACAATAAtcatcttcctcttttctcctctctctctccctctccttccctccctccctccctgtctgtctacaGAGAAGTTTAACCACGGTGTTTCTGCTGAGACCAAGAAACAGACCTGGGCTGAAATCACAGAGCAGATCAACGATCTGGGAGAGAATCGCAGAGAGGTTTGTTAACAGGATTGTTATTATcatcgttattattattataagtaatAGTAGTGGTTGTGTTAGCAGGAATCTAATACTGGTAAATTTTGGCAGTCTGgtactctaccagccactttgtcCTATACTAAAATAGTGAAAATGGTGGTGAAGTTTTGTATTTACTAGACAGAATAGTTACTTTCCCGCcaggaggagaagcagcagcagcagtagtagaaacagagatagtaatagtagtagtagcagtagtattgaatttccccaaggggatcaataaagtgctatcttatcttatcttagtagaaacagtggtggtagtagtggcTAAATGTAAAGGCTGggtatcctctctctctctctgtctctctcaggtgCGTCAGATCATGAAGAAGTGGGCGGACCTGAAGTGTGACGGGAAGCGGCGCATGGTGGCCCTCAGGGGCCCCAACGGCTCCAGCCTGAGGAAGAAGAACCTGGGGCCCGTGGAGAGGATGGTCCACAAGATACTACTGATGAGTCCTGGAGGAGgtaaacagaggggggggggaggggggcatcaGCCATTTTTCCAATTTCAGTGTCTCAGCAAGTTTCATCAAGGTAAATCCAATATTTTTCAGTTAGATTGCTAAATAGAATGAAATAGAAGACACTGAAATTAAtgtgaaaaatggaaagaaagtgtCCTATCAGAGTGTGAAtctacattacatttttaagacctctgGAAAGACTTGAAGGCAATATTTAACAGTATTCACAGACTTTTGAGGCCTTGAATATAGGCGGTCAAATTCAAGACGTTGTATGACTTTTTCACCCtgaatttgtttccaaatgccTGGTCTGAAATAGTAGCTGGAGTTGTCGATGTTGCTTCTGAGAAGTAAAGTCAGCAAACTAAAGTTCAGGTCAGGAAAGTTGTTGTTCAGCTCCATTGGAAGTCCGGCCTGCGCAGCTAAGGAGACGACTGCTGACGTTTCTTCCGCTTAGATTTGTTGTCAACGCGCCCTCTGCTGGTCAGATGGCCGCATTGCACCAGAAGTCAAATTAGTCAATtcgtttttttctgtttgtttttcagttccTTGATTTTTCGATTTGGCGCTAAAGGAAAAGACTTTGGTAGCTGCTAAAAAATTCCCTAGGCAGGAAAAACCCTGGAGTGGATGTACAGAGAGGAACGTGCACAAAATATTACTGATGACAACCGGATGAGATTAAAGACAACCACAGGTTCTGTCCAGTCCCACGGCATGTCCATGCTGCTGAGTTACAGTTGATGAATACAAGAAGGGGATTGTGGGAGTAAGTTAAGAAGATATTGAGTtaaggttacattttcacaataatgcTTTAACTTCCTTGTATTGATTTAGATATATGATTTAGATGTATTGGAGAGCTGCACACAGGCAAGAAAGATGCAAGTAGCTCTGTATTGAAGCAAGTGACACGATTTTGGCCTGAATCTATTGGTGTGATGgtaaaatagggtccaggtggAAATTGGCCTTGAGTCGTCATTTCCCTCATAGTGTGATTAGAAATTTGCTTCTTTGCACCTTCCTCTGAGTTTCACATCCATGTCCCCATgtcagaggggtcagaggtcatgggGCAGTGCAGCCGGAGCAGGAGAGGGGTCAGTGCCTCGCTCACTGGGTGgacagggatcaaacctgtgacttgctggttagagagagagagagagagagagagagagagagagagagagagagagagagagagagagagagagagagagagagagagagagagagagagagagagagagagagagagagagagagagagagagagagagagagagagagagagagagagagagagagagagagagagagagagagagagagagagagagagagagagaggttcagtAATAAAACATAGAAGCAAAGTGATAGAAGCAGTGCTAAAGTCTACtaataaaaaactaaaacttaAAAACGCTGAGGGCttataaaagagagagaacatggagacgGACCGATAGAAAGTCCCCTTTCCTTCGTCTCTCCTCCGCTAACTGACCGGTTTTCGCGTCTCTGTCCCCAGACGGCGACAGCGATCTGGACTTTGGCGAAGACGTCGGCGACCTGACCAAGCGGCGGCGTAAAGGCCCGCCTCCTCCCCCCTACTCCTACCTCAACATAACGGACACCAACCCCCTCCCCCTGCCTGGAGGAGCCTCCTTCGACCTGTCGCCTCTCTCCTCGCCGGAAAAAGACCTCAGCGGTAAGAAACCAAACCAACCGCTGCCAGCAACGGGGCAGGGAGTGAGGTTTTGTACCAGCCAACCAGATTTGTAGAAGCGTGCAGTATTTATAAGGATGTTTGTTGGCTGGTAGAGCAGACTTACTGCAGCCAGaggaatttttattttgtttttcccatCCTGTTGCTGCACCAGTTTTTGGTGAAAGGGAAAAGTTTCAAAATGGTAGACTCTTAAGATTGTTTCTCAGGTTTTATCCACGTTTTCCAGCATTTAtgaatgtatatatgcatgtattaattttatatttgtatacatgtgtgtgtgtgtctgtttacatATTTATGAGGACATCAGGGAGTCCACGGTCCGATCCAATCAGAAAAGCActttagatagatagaagatACTTTCACAAATGTTACATAGAAAATGACTTGGTCTGATCTAATCTTAACAAAATATGCTTTCATTCAAGACATAAGGTCTGGGGGGGGGTTACTGTTTTAGAAGTTGCATCAAGTTTGTAGTATTGTAAGAATTACTGGTATCACAGTATTTGAGCCCTGCATGGTgatgtgatgctgctgctgttttacaggCGATcctttccactcctctcctgACTTCGAGTATGACCTGGCTGAAGACGGAGGTGAGAATCTAGTTTTATACAACAGGCAGGTTCAGccgagcgatctgattggtcagccGTGTTCCAGCTGTGCCGAAAATCCCCATAAAGCTCAGCTTGCTGTGGGTTGTTTGTTGCTAACTCTAATGGTAACCAGGCAGCTAGTTGGTCATGTTGCTTTTCTCCTGTttcttattgttgtt
Protein-coding sequences here:
- the LOC139920095 gene encoding uncharacterized protein LOC139920095, whose amino-acid sequence is MSGRWREDDDEEYRVGGGGGGRGGSRSKPRFSFTEIKLLLEEVKRNRFIILKKFNHGVSAETKKQTWAEITEQINDLGENRREVRQIMKKWADLKCDGKRRMVALRGPNGSSLRKKNLGPVERMVHKILLMSPGGDGDSDLDFGEDVGDLTKRRRKGPPPPPYSYLNITDTNPLPLPGGASFDLSPLSSPEKDLSGDPFHSSPDFEYDLAEDGDHTMDFDDDDDDDDSMFAYRSPFPTPTSVPLDPLPDDALLRTRPVHTYSRSQGHASSKPPPPAALPSSLLPPNRPSASSSSSDPLPAGASSGRPQDHVAQLASQSLQQQQAGRLLLASVSQSLETLAQSVQLLVESQQEFVQESLTLQRETIDILRDFSNTALAMLREKANSGQAAALQRPASQF